ATACAAAAACCAATGTAGGGTGTACATCTAATGGCGGGATACAGGCACTCCACGAACAATCTTCttaacattaaaacacataacgtatttaaacaaataattggTTTTGTCAATAggatttaataataaaatgcgattttttaaattctattttagGACATGTATCTTATAAACACATAACTTTGCACAAAAAGTAGTATCGTTTTATGTGGACAATAAATAAACGTGAAAAGAAAGATAACGTTTGGCCATAGTCGAAGGGTGGGCTCgacatttttttcatccaatcATATTTCGACTACCGATGCGTTTGAGCCAATCATCGAGGGTCACAGGCGGGGATTATGACTCTATAAATATCGTTGTTGTAGCGCTGCGTCCCGCACAGAGCAGCACAGCATACAAGCACGGTGGACGGACGTTGGCAGACCAAGTCTCGGTCAGCTTCTTAGAAGATAAACGTAAGGTAACGTTcagaccattttttttgtttctaattatgtaattttttttttagtgccaTTGTAATTTAAGACCTGATTTAATTGCCTATTTCGTAAGTTGGTGATCGAAACTAAtgaggtgtgtgtgttgtcaacaATACGGTGCGCGCCATAGCAACTAGCAAGGAGGCTAAAGctaactaattaaaaaaaaaacacacttgaaaacTAACCTATACTAATTATCCTTGATTTGAAGGCTAGAAGCTTTGTTTTATAGTTGAAATGACTTAAGAGACCGAAgaataaattttaaaatttgttttaaaataataatcacaggtTGGTACATGGCGccattttgctcacttgaaagaGAGAAACGTGACTATGGCTCGTATCATAATGGTGGCGTTGCATTTTATGAGCTTGACGTGCAACCTTTACACCTAACCCCACATTCACTTTGAATGATCTAAATAGGTTAGTGACTTGTTTAGTCGACGCACGTTTTCGTTGCGTGACCACAGTGGCTTGATTGGCGCCAAGAATTCTCAATCCGAAATCATTGTAATTCAACTTCATGGTTGTATTTTTGTcggtttttttctttctttgctagTCAAAGTGAATAATGGCTCGTACCAAGCAGACCGCTCGTAAATCCACGGGAGGGAAGGCGCCCAGGAAGCAGCTGGCCACAAAGGCCGCCAGGAAGAGTGCGCCATCTACCGGTGGAGTCAAGAAGCCCCACAGATACAGGTACTAacctgagtttttttttttaaacaaatgtacaaAGATAATTTAGTCATCAGAATTTTACTCTCACGGCAACATTCGTAGACTAGTATAGGAGGAACCATcagtgttttaaaaacaaatgcaagaGCAGCCTTTGAGAGGAATtaaaggaaattaaaaacaaatgaaagcaagaagaaaaaaagtgacagtCTTTCCTGTTAGTCTGTGATAACTATGCAGTGGGAAATGGGGACCAGGAACGGCCAAAGATCAATGAAGAATTGATCATAAtagctgtaaaaaaataataaaaaaatcttaaggGATGGGGGGGTCAAAGACTTCAAGTAAGCGGGGAACTGGCTGAGCAGATGGGAATGAAGTTTTCCGTGAAATGCGATAGGATGCTGTATTGTGAATATGCGGGGTCCACTGTAGTCCAATTAAGCTATAACAGTATGTATAAAATTAGTGCAAGAGGAAAGCATATACATAGTGACATTGAATTGCTATGTTctagtgtgtgtgcgcgcgcgcacccTCGCCTATCCAAAACATCACTTTCTTGCACCCCtgccaaatacaaaaaaaacacaaattgcaAATGGGGGATTTTGCAAATAGgcagatctctctctctctttttttttttttttttttagcccatttGTTTAAGAatagtttcagtttttttttttggcacgtCCTCTTCTTTCCTAGGCCTGGCACTGTTGCCCTGCGTGAGATCCGTCGGTACCAGAAGTCCACCGAGCTGCTCATCAGGAAGCTTCCTTTCCAGCGTCTGGTCAGGGAGATTGCTCAGGATTTCAAGACGGACCTGCGATTCCAGAGCGCGGCTATTGGAGCCCTGCAGGTATGCATgcacctttttttaatttagtccaattaatcaaaaaaaaactgttcaattgTGTCTCTGTTGTCAACTTTCAGGAGGCCAGCGAGGCTTACTTGGTGGGTCTGTTTGAGGACACCAACCTGTGTGCCATCCACGCCAAGAGGGTGACAATCATGCCCAAGGACATCCAACTGGCCAGGCGAATCAGGGGGGAGCgtgcttaactttttttttttttttttttttttttttattaggatGGGTTTTGGGGAGTGGGTTGGGTTAGTAAAACCTGGTTTTGTAAATTGTGAACCATTATCAGAATGTGTAGCTCCCAGTGTcacatttttatctttttactttcactctgTCATTCACTAGTAGTGCTTCATGTTCATATGACAAACTCATTTCTCTCTGCCTTTCTCAGGGCGATTTATCTTCTGACGTTTTGTAATCCTGTGTGCATGCCATGGGATCTCCTCCTGTAAATAAACTTTCCACTACCTCAACTGGTTTTGAGTTTGTGATCCAGGGACATGAAAAGACAACTGCTTAGGTAACATTTGCTTCATCCAGAAAGATCAGACATCACAGCTAATGCTTATACTGTGAGGAaacgttctttttttctttttttaatcatcaaacTGGTGCATGAGTATGTCCTTTGGAGAATGGATGATATGGTTAATCTTGAACAGTTTTAATCAACATAAGTCTATATAATTTAAATGTGGCAAAGCGAAAATAACCATGCAGCAGTGACATCACAATTACATACCAGTCAAGGCAATGAGCTGTAGGATTTGCATACAATGGTGCAGATTAGGGATGGGCAAATTCAAGAATGCAGTGCAGACCATTATTGTGGCTACAttcttgcaaaacaaaaactgcctCTAGGCAGCACTGATCTTGAAACTAAAGAGAATTTTGAAAGATGGAgtcccaatttttatttttttctgaagcaATCTGTCATTTTCCATCATTGGCAATATAGTCAAAATGCCCATCCTGACTGCAAAACCAACAAGATGTCCACAATTTAGTGTCAAAATAGTATGTTTGGAacagccacttcaacctgagtacaaatCAAGATTTTTCCAAATTGGCTTGAGTtccagaatgttttttgtttttttttttttttgtcaaaaaaaaatgccttgtgTGTGACTGACATTGCTTATCTAAAATCTGGTCAAAGACATCTttaaattagagtaaaacttttaAACTTGATTTCAATATCTCTCCACCTTTTTAAAaccaaggtttaaaaaaatatccaatAAGTTCGTACGGGCCGAAATTACTGTGATGTTTCATACGTCACTCCCCCTAAAAACTCGACTTAAATAACACAAATGGAACATTTTAccagaagagcagtgtgggcaaTCGAATAAGCActttaataatcaattatttGTGATTTTAGAGGTGTTAGAAGCGCTCAAATAAAAATTCCACAAAAATGGCTGCCACTTGTCACGTCactgataaatataaaaaaactatttactgTTACATTCcagacatatttattttttctcattttcttcattggAGAGCAATCCGGGTAAATGCTGGTAAAGTTCCTTTTCCAGCTGTGCGTCAATGTCCGTCTCTTCTCTCAAGGCGCACCAGACCAGGAAGCCCACAGCGATCACACTGAGGGGCACCACTTTCCACCAGGGGCGTTCATGCTGGCTCCCCAGCGAACGGTCCACCTTCCAAGTCCTGTGGCTGGCCTTGCTGATGGAGAAACGAACGGGCTCATTGTTGACCTCCTCCTGGGCGTCTTCTCCAGGCTTTTCGGGCTTGGCCAGCAGACGGTGGCTCACGGAAAGAGGCCGCGCGCTGCTGAGGAAAAACGTGATTTTATGATTTCGGCGgaatcctcacatctccaaaattCGTATTTTTCCTACTCATTGCCATGATCAAGCCGACCCCCCAAGTAGACAAAAAGTcttcaatatttcacaaaagcaaaaaaaaaaaaaaaagttttattttataactgAAATGTCTTCTGTTACAGGCTACGTTTGACTCTAAATTTGGTCAAGTGATTTTATATCTTTAATCCAAAAATCTTCTTGTGCTCTAAATTTTAAGTGTGGAGTCTTTATTATGATAGTATTTATGTCTCTGGTAGGCGTCACAATAGGGTTGGTCTCCTAAGTCTTACCTTTGACCTTTCCTAATGTATGATGCCAGAGGACAAATAGCAGCTTCTGAcagcctgaaaaaaaatattatctttTACGTGTAATATTAGCCTCCAGTATGAAGTTGTCGTAAAATACATGACATCATCCAGTTGTTTTCAGGATTTCCTCACATATTCTCCAGCACTCACCTCCTGCTCACACAGACGTGACGAAATAACTTCGACGCCGCACGACTGAAGGTTTTGCTTGTCAAACCAGTGCAAACGTGTTCCATTGTAGCATACATTCGGTGCAAATGGTCATTTTAGGACACGCAGGTCGATGAAAGCGGACAGTTTGCGTTGCTTTACAACACAGGTCATGTAATACAGGGTGGTACGACCGAGAATTAATTCCGATGCCTTGCAATGCAGTCATTTAGCAATTGTTCCTACCCATACCTCACACCGTAACAGTTTCGCATTATGGAGtacttgttttttcaagtatttttttttagctttggtGAAACACAATGTGTTTCGAGATTAGatatttttgccttttattttatttttttaaactggtaaAATGTTAACATAATGCTTTTAAACTGTGTTCACTCCAACTTTTggagggaattttttttttttaatttttgcagTTCTTCGTTCTTATAAATGTGTCATTCATCAGCTAGGacataaaacaatgtttatttgtttaaaatatatgaGAAAGGCAAACTCGAACCTCCGAGATACGCAGTAAATGAACGCCTCACAATGTTGACCAATCACAAAACCATATTTTCATCCAATCgcgttttttcttttgcatagAACGTCACATCCGGGTTGTGCTGCATGCTAGGCAGCGTGTTTGTCTAAGCGGTACTACAGACTCCTGTAAGTAAAATACCTCTTTTATCGGAATAAATGAACATAgaaatacttttatttaaatcatAATGTATTGTCgtttgggttgttgttttttgtcagcACTGTGCCATATGTTTTCTGTAAGAACTGTAACATCCTCCGTTATTCGCTGAAACACAACATTACTTTGCTAGTGTCATCTTGGTGCTAAAGAACTGTTGGAGTGAGTTGAGGAGGATTAGTTGCAGGTTTTAGTCCTACTTCATTGTACTGTCCTGTGAACTTTCTAGCACGTTTGCGTTACTCCTTTAGATTGTTGTCACTCCGTGTAAAATCTTGAGAGATAGAacacattatatattttgtttatctCTTGCCATTTAAAAGTacctttgtttgtgtttcttgtAGGACTTGGGTCTTCTCATGGCT
The sequence above is a segment of the Phycodurus eques isolate BA_2022a chromosome 19, UOR_Pequ_1.1, whole genome shotgun sequence genome. Coding sequences within it:
- the h3f3d gene encoding H3 histone, family 3D, with product MARTKQTARKSTGGKAPRKQLATKAARKSAPSTGGVKKPHRYRPGTVALREIRRYQKSTELLIRKLPFQRLVREIAQDFKTDLRFQSAAIGALQEASEAYLVGLFEDTNLCAIHAKRVTIMPKDIQLARRIRGERA